The DNA segment AACTTCTTCAAATACTTCTCGTTCAACTGCTTGTTCTAATGTTTCACCTGGTTCAACATAACCTGCAACTAAACTATAACGTCCTTTAGTAAAATAATGAGATCGTGCTAATAAAATCTGATTATCTCTTTTGATTAATACAATAATTGAAGGTGAAATTTGAGTATAAACCACATGGCCACACTGATGACAAATACGTGCCTGCTCATCTTCTTTATCTTCCATTTTATGACCACAAGCACCACAGTTACGATTGACTTTATGCCAGAAAGATAAATGTGATGCATAACTCGCTGCCTGAAAAACAGCGACATCAATTAACTCAAAGACAAATCGTAAATCAATATAATCATAAGTATCAAATGGTTTATTAGGATAACAAATGTAACAAGTTCGCTCATTAATTTTACCAAAAGCATA comes from the bacterium SCSIO 12844 genome and includes:
- the nudC gene encoding NAD(+) diphosphatase, producing the protein MMEIFTTKTAFERSPLSASIQPNDDDYLFIYDHKRRMALDEFKPITYKQVKDELSQASFYAFGKINERTCYICYPNKPFDTYDYIDLRFVFELIDVAVFQAASYASHLSFWHKVNRNCGACGHKMEDKEDEQARICHQCGHVVYTQISPSIIVLIKRDNQILLARSHYFTKGRYSLVAGYVEPGETLEQAVEREVFEEVGIKVKNIQYQTSQPWPFSSSLMVGFSAEYDSGEINIDPKEIEDAQWFDIDNLPELPAKIAIAHHLISSYLNRIN